The following proteins are co-located in the Microcystis wesenbergii NRERC-220 genome:
- a CDS encoding NYN domain-containing protein: MRQSESKIALLIDADNAPASKIEAIVSEIAKYGVANIRKAYGNWKSPALKAWEECLHEYAIRPVQQFDYTKGKNATDAAMIIDAMDLLYTQQLDAFAIVSSDCDFTPLVMRILTNGLKVYGFGEKKTPLPFVYACSTFLYLETIDQAVNSEETSKVSASVKKTGKELKQDTKLISLLRGAVSSTLDDDGWSNLAEIGGHIANQTSFDPRNYGYAKLSGLFEAIDLFEIQRKNKAVFVRSKQKNGTTPKT; encoded by the coding sequence ATGCGGCAATCAGAATCAAAAATTGCGCTGCTGATTGATGCAGACAACGCCCCTGCATCAAAAATTGAGGCGATCGTCTCTGAAATTGCAAAGTATGGAGTTGCCAATATTCGTAAGGCTTACGGAAACTGGAAAAGTCCTGCGCTGAAAGCCTGGGAGGAGTGTTTGCATGAATACGCTATTCGCCCCGTCCAACAGTTCGACTATACGAAGGGCAAAAATGCTACTGATGCTGCAATGATTATTGATGCAATGGATTTGCTGTATACACAACAGTTGGATGCTTTTGCAATCGTGTCGAGCGATTGTGACTTTACTCCTTTAGTGATGCGAATTTTGACAAATGGCTTAAAAGTCTATGGATTTGGCGAGAAGAAAACACCATTGCCTTTTGTTTATGCGTGTTCAACATTTTTATACCTAGAAACTATTGATCAAGCAGTAAATTCTGAGGAGACTTCCAAAGTTTCTGCAAGTGTGAAGAAAACTGGTAAAGAGTTGAAGCAAGACACCAAATTAATCAGTTTATTGAGGGGCGCTGTTTCTAGCACTCTAGACGATGATGGTTGGTCGAATTTGGCAGAGATTGGCGGACACATAGCAAATCAGACATCTTTTGACCCACGCAACTACGGATATGCAAAGTTGAGTGGCCTGTTCGAGGCTATTGACTTATTCGAGATTCAGCGAAAAAATAAGGCAGTCTTCGTGAGGAGCAAGCAAAAGAATGGCACTACTCCAAAAACGTAG
- a CDS encoding J domain-containing protein: MAEQILSLLLYLILILTAFWFISPQKTPRSHPAYHLACLLEDAPESSLNGQFCPLATPLATPIACTVPQGWRSVYRQSLAKPDVNYWQWRGMPENEQFCRELGELLQLNPARGYAKEILESLALGQDPFYHLYWDLKAIANGNFNTIGTNKLAEGRFARRDLRTHQQMRRDFRQWHLQACEQLGKERVKAVYRRCYGADWSLIAQILYPSPRSLAVMIMESANPAWWRVLGITPFSTTSRIENNYKTLLCYWHPDRNSHPNATEITAHLNRAYDCYQSFLEMSSQDNAPLWTKIRRWIP, from the coding sequence ATGGCGGAGCAAATTCTTTCTCTACTCTTGTACCTAATTCTCATTTTAACGGCTTTTTGGTTTATTAGCCCCCAAAAAACGCCCCGTAGTCATCCCGCCTATCATCTTGCCTGTTTACTAGAAGATGCTCCTGAAAGCTCTTTAAATGGTCAATTTTGTCCCCTGGCTACTCCTTTGGCTACCCCGATCGCCTGTACTGTTCCCCAGGGGTGGCGCAGTGTATATAGGCAGTCTCTGGCAAAACCGGATGTTAACTATTGGCAATGGCGCGGTATGCCCGAAAATGAGCAGTTTTGTCGGGAATTAGGGGAATTATTGCAATTAAATCCGGCTAGAGGTTACGCTAAGGAAATTCTGGAAAGTCTCGCCTTGGGTCAAGATCCTTTTTATCATCTCTACTGGGATCTAAAAGCGATCGCTAATGGTAACTTTAACACTATTGGCACTAATAAACTAGCTGAGGGCAGATTTGCCAGGCGAGATTTGCGAACTCATCAGCAGATGCGGAGGGATTTTCGTCAATGGCATTTACAAGCTTGTGAACAGTTGGGAAAAGAGCGGGTTAAAGCGGTTTATCGGCGGTGTTATGGGGCAGATTGGTCATTAATCGCCCAAATTCTCTATCCTTCGCCCCGTTCCTTGGCCGTGATGATTATGGAGTCGGCTAATCCCGCTTGGTGGCGAGTTTTGGGGATTACTCCTTTTAGCACGACTAGCCGGATTGAGAACAATTATAAAACTCTCTTGTGTTATTGGCATCCCGATCGCAATTCTCATCCCAATGCTACAGAAATCACCGCCCATCTTAATCGCGCCTACGATTGTTATCAAAGTTTTCTGGAGATGAGTAGTCAAGATAATGCACCTTTGTGGACGAAAATCCGTCGCTGGATTCCTTAG
- a CDS encoding serine/threonine-protein kinase: protein MNLVLLNNRYQIVSILARGGFGETYIAIDTNMPSQRRCVIKKLQPAIQSEEMPEWLKERFQKEASVLEELGEQNRQIPRLYGYFAQDNHFYLVQEWIEGETLTQKQQRQGNLSSSAVRTILENLLPVIDFIHSRRIIHRDVKPDNIILRNSDNLPVLIDFGVMKEAVATLLDPTGKSAYSIALGTPGYMASEQAAGRPVFSSDLYSLGLTAIFLLTGKTPQYLETDSRTGEILWRQEAENVNPNLAMVIDRAIRFHPRDRFATAREMLAALAEISPDLSTQPTIAVSPHSPRLKSSTPPKPTVSPTVVIQPNSGKKKNPWLWILLIFAVTIGAFALGYRGFMALLPKNEEIKPSPTPEPSPSPEIIPPPSQDFPPIRRPSRQRIPIYSPTPTPSPTPTPEVIPSPEATPELTPSPTPEEVIPIPVPLPETEPSPQVSPLPSPSPSPSPSPSPSPSPSPVPEVINPPVNEDKIEPIAPPVLSPSPLPTVENSN from the coding sequence ATGAATCTAGTGCTTTTAAACAATCGCTACCAAATTGTTAGTATCCTTGCTAGGGGGGGATTTGGGGAAACTTATATCGCTATCGATACGAATATGCCTTCTCAACGGCGCTGTGTGATTAAAAAATTGCAGCCGGCTATTCAAAGTGAGGAGATGCCAGAATGGTTAAAAGAACGTTTTCAGAAAGAAGCAAGTGTTTTAGAGGAATTGGGGGAGCAAAATCGCCAAATACCCCGTTTGTACGGCTATTTTGCCCAAGATAATCACTTCTATCTGGTGCAGGAATGGATTGAAGGGGAGACACTAACCCAAAAACAGCAACGTCAGGGAAATTTATCCTCCTCAGCAGTGCGGACGATTTTGGAGAATTTACTGCCTGTTATTGATTTTATTCACAGTCGCCGCATTATTCACCGGGATGTGAAACCCGATAATATTATCTTAAGAAATAGTGATAATTTGCCCGTTTTAATCGATTTTGGGGTAATGAAAGAGGCAGTGGCCACCTTACTCGATCCTACGGGAAAAAGTGCCTATTCGATCGCCCTTGGCACCCCCGGTTATATGGCTTCAGAACAGGCCGCCGGGAGACCAGTCTTTTCTAGTGACCTTTACAGCCTAGGCTTAACGGCGATTTTTTTATTAACGGGAAAAACTCCCCAATATCTAGAAACTGACTCGCGCACGGGGGAAATTCTCTGGCGACAGGAGGCAGAAAATGTTAATCCTAATTTAGCTATGGTAATCGATCGAGCGATCCGTTTTCATCCCCGCGATCGGTTTGCTACTGCCAGGGAAATGTTGGCAGCTTTGGCAGAAATATCCCCCGATTTGTCCACCCAACCGACTATCGCGGTTTCTCCCCATAGTCCCCGATTAAAGTCCTCTACACCCCCAAAACCAACCGTCTCCCCCACTGTGGTTATTCAACCCAATTCCGGGAAAAAAAAGAATCCTTGGCTGTGGATTTTGCTGATTTTTGCGGTGACAATTGGGGCTTTTGCCCTAGGATATCGGGGATTTATGGCTCTTTTACCCAAAAATGAGGAAATTAAACCATCACCAACCCCCGAACCTTCTCCTAGTCCTGAAATCATTCCTCCTCCCTCCCAAGATTTTCCCCCTATCCGACGACCTTCTCGTCAACGGATTCCTATTTATTCCCCGACTCCTACCCCATCCCCGACTCCTACCCCAGAGGTGATTCCTAGTCCAGAAGCGACTCCAGAATTAACTCCTAGTCCCACCCCAGAAGAAGTAATTCCTATTCCTGTTCCCCTTCCTGAAACGGAGCCGAGTCCTCAAGTTTCTCCCCTTCCTTCTCCTTCCCCTTCTCCTTCCCCTTCTCCTTCTCCTTCTCCTTCTCCTTCCCCTGTTCCAGAGGTGATTAATCCCCCAGTTAATGAGGATAAAATTGAACCGATCGCTCCTCCCGTTTTATCACCTTCTCCTCTTCCCACGGTGGAAAATAGTAATTAA
- a CDS encoding Uma2 family endonuclease has product MTTTQTIPQLLTFDDYINQYPDDGQQYELIAGKLLPMMRLIGKHEEIGGFISMELGLEIRRRQLPYFIPNTAAVKPLRPHTGYLPDIIVLDRENLVNDPYWETASSISLATSAKLIIEIVSSNWRDDYRKKFDDYEQLGIAEYWIIDYLAKGSARYIGSPKEPTISIYQLIDGEYQGNLFKQDQRLISGIFPELNLTANQIFRARA; this is encoded by the coding sequence ATGACCACAACCCAAACTATCCCCCAATTGTTGACTTTTGATGACTATATCAATCAATATCCCGATGATGGACAACAATACGAATTAATCGCAGGAAAATTATTGCCCATGATGCGACTGATCGGAAAACATGAAGAAATTGGCGGATTTATAAGCATGGAGTTAGGATTGGAGATTAGAAGACGGCAATTGCCCTATTTTATCCCCAATACTGCGGCAGTAAAACCCCTTCGCCCCCATACGGGTTATCTACCCGATATTATCGTCTTAGACAGAGAAAATCTAGTTAACGATCCCTATTGGGAAACCGCTTCCTCAATTTCTCTGGCAACATCAGCTAAATTAATTATTGAAATTGTCAGTTCCAATTGGCGAGATGATTATCGGAAAAAATTCGACGACTACGAACAATTAGGAATTGCCGAATATTGGATTATCGATTATTTAGCCAAAGGTTCGGCCCGATATATCGGCAGCCCCAAAGAACCCACCATTTCTATCTATCAATTAATCGATGGAGAATATCAAGGTAATTTATTTAAACAGGATCAACGTCTTATTTCAGGGATTTTTCCAGAGTTAAACCTGACGGCTAATCAAATTTTTCGTGCTAGAGCTTAA
- a CDS encoding GldG family protein has product MISWQKYSKFLYIPALFLGSAGLTVGLISGQWSSLSLGLLIAGSILFLGWLLLLVITQKEFWQKRSTRTGTQTLITTIIVLGVIGLINFLALRYPYRVDLTENQIFSLSPQTERLLTNLSKPVKVWIFSTRGISASEQELLANYQRKNPQFQYEIVNPEKKPNIVQEFKKLANDNLARVYVQYGDKKQPLKTISEEESLTEAKLSNAIETAKTDRTLTAYFLQGHGENAIKEPQGGLGQAVNSLEAKGYQVKPLNLVERSTIPSNADVIIIASPKRKIFPQEVTALKNYLEQGGKILLLIDPQTETGLEPLLTPWGVKLDNRIIIDASGAGEIIGLGPASPIITNYGNHPITRDFANGISIFPFARPIATVPVEGIEAVSLMITNDKMWAESDLNDQNLQFNPEKDLAGPFDLGVALTGKKGKLIVIGNASFASDGLFEQQLNGDIFLNSVQWLASGDTATLSIRAKEPENRRINLNPLQANAIFWIAMVVMPLVGFTLAGLTWWQRR; this is encoded by the coding sequence ATGATATCCTGGCAAAAATACAGTAAATTTCTCTATATACCCGCCCTATTTCTGGGTAGTGCCGGTCTAACCGTGGGGTTAATCTCCGGTCAATGGTCATCCCTCTCTCTGGGGTTATTAATTGCCGGGTCTATTCTGTTTCTAGGGTGGCTGTTGTTATTAGTAATCACCCAGAAAGAATTTTGGCAAAAAAGAAGTACCCGCACCGGCACTCAAACCCTTATTACTACTATTATTGTCCTCGGTGTTATCGGTTTAATTAACTTTCTTGCCCTCCGTTATCCCTATCGAGTTGATTTAACCGAAAACCAAATCTTTAGTTTATCCCCCCAAACCGAAAGACTATTAACCAATCTGTCAAAACCAGTCAAAGTCTGGATTTTTTCAACCCGGGGAATCAGTGCCAGCGAACAGGAACTTTTAGCCAATTATCAACGCAAAAATCCCCAATTTCAGTACGAGATAGTTAACCCAGAGAAAAAACCCAATATTGTCCAAGAATTCAAAAAACTAGCCAATGATAATCTAGCCAGAGTTTATGTACAGTATGGTGACAAAAAACAACCCCTGAAAACTATTAGTGAAGAGGAAAGTCTCACCGAAGCGAAACTGAGTAACGCCATCGAAACCGCTAAAACTGATCGCACTTTAACCGCTTACTTTCTGCAAGGTCATGGAGAAAATGCCATCAAAGAACCTCAAGGGGGTTTAGGACAAGCAGTCAATAGTTTAGAAGCAAAAGGTTATCAAGTAAAACCACTTAATCTAGTAGAACGTTCCACCATTCCCAGTAATGCCGATGTCATTATTATTGCCAGTCCCAAAAGAAAAATATTTCCCCAGGAAGTCACCGCTTTAAAAAACTATCTTGAGCAGGGGGGCAAAATTTTATTACTGATTGACCCCCAAACCGAAACCGGATTAGAACCCTTATTAACCCCTTGGGGTGTGAAACTAGATAATCGGATTATTATTGATGCTTCTGGTGCTGGGGAAATCATTGGTTTAGGTCCGGCTAGTCCCATTATTACCAATTACGGTAATCATCCCATTACTCGCGATTTTGCTAACGGTATTTCTATCTTTCCCTTTGCTCGTCCCATCGCCACCGTTCCCGTGGAAGGAATTGAAGCCGTATCTTTAATGATTACTAATGATAAAATGTGGGCTGAGAGTGATTTAAATGATCAGAATCTCCAGTTTAACCCTGAAAAAGATTTAGCCGGACCTTTTGATCTGGGAGTTGCTCTGACGGGAAAAAAAGGTAAATTAATCGTGATTGGTAATGCCAGCTTTGCCAGCGATGGACTGTTTGAACAACAGTTAAACGGAGATATATTTTTAAATTCTGTGCAGTGGTTAGCCAGTGGTGACACAGCCACCTTATCTATCCGGGCCAAGGAACCAGAAAATAGAAGAATTAATTTAAATCCCCTGCAAGCTAACGCTATTTTTTGGATAGCGATGGTAGTGATGCCTTTAGTAGGATTTACCCTAGCTGGATTGACTTGGTGGCAACGTCGTTAA
- a CDS encoding ABC transporter permease has product MINNIWAIFRKEFQSYFTAANAYIIMGIFWLVAGFFFNSLLYGIILDVSIQEQSGFLVARDVVSEFMTTFIGMILSSLLLVILPALSMGLYAEEKKQGTLELLATSPLTNWSIAIGKLLGVLAFFTVMITPLWIYEIVVFSSAVPPVNIASVLMAHLGLILLAAAILAIGMFISSLTNSSILAYIITFITILFIWILDVIANNAETFFRDRIGGEVGEQIGFFLKELLSHLSWYQPFNNFVRGIFDSSSLVILLSYILLGIFLTTQAIEADRYQRN; this is encoded by the coding sequence ATGATCAATAATATCTGGGCGATTTTTCGCAAGGAATTTCAAAGCTATTTTACCGCCGCCAATGCCTATATAATTATGGGCATATTTTGGTTAGTAGCGGGATTTTTCTTTAACTCCCTTCTCTACGGCATTATTCTCGATGTTAGTATCCAGGAACAATCGGGATTTCTGGTAGCCAGAGATGTGGTATCTGAATTTATGACCACTTTCATCGGCATGATTTTATCCTCTTTATTGTTGGTAATTTTGCCAGCCCTATCCATGGGATTATACGCAGAGGAAAAAAAACAGGGAACCCTAGAACTTTTAGCCACTTCCCCCCTGACCAATTGGAGTATAGCCATCGGTAAATTATTGGGAGTGCTGGCCTTTTTTACCGTGATGATTACCCCCCTCTGGATTTATGAAATAGTAGTTTTTAGTAGCGCAGTTCCCCCAGTGAATATAGCCAGTGTTTTAATGGCTCATCTAGGATTAATTTTACTGGCAGCGGCCATCCTAGCCATCGGGATGTTTATTTCTTCCCTTACCAATAGTTCTATCCTTGCTTACATCATCACCTTTATCACCATCTTATTTATCTGGATACTGGATGTAATTGCTAACAATGCCGAAACCTTTTTTCGAGATCGCATCGGAGGAGAAGTGGGAGAACAGATCGGATTTTTCCTGAAAGAATTGCTCTCCCATCTATCTTGGTATCAACCCTTTAACAATTTCGTGCGGGGAATTTTTGACAGTAGTAGTTTAGTCATTCTCCTCAGTTATATTCTGCTGGGAATCTTCCTAACTACTCAAGCGATCGAAGCGGACCGTTATCAAAGAAACTAA
- a CDS encoding ABC transporter ATP-binding protein, with translation MIEVEHLSKIYGSTAAISDVDFTVEKGEILGFLGPNGAGKTTTMRILSGYIPATTGTARIAGYDVHQQSLEVRRRIGYLPENPPLYPEMTVESFLDFVARIKGISSGDRKARVDLVLSKCQLLEKRKVIIRKLSKGYKQRVGIAQAIIHDPPVIILDEPTVGLDPKQIIEVRNLIKSLAGEHTIILSTHILPEVSITCDRATIINRGRIVANNITTATPAGSSYEIEIDGDRDSLLEILQQLPQVEQAAKVGDNLLKIVGQAGTNLGAEIARIVVNNGYNLLEMRRTRKTLEDIFLEVIGSGESNHQEERHDQ, from the coding sequence ATGATTGAAGTCGAACATCTGAGTAAAATTTATGGTTCTACCGCGGCAATCAGTGACGTGGATTTTACCGTAGAAAAAGGAGAAATTCTCGGTTTCCTAGGACCAAATGGAGCGGGAAAAACCACGACTATGAGGATTTTATCCGGTTATATTCCTGCCACGACAGGAACAGCAAGGATAGCAGGATACGATGTGCATCAACAATCCTTAGAAGTGCGTCGTCGCATTGGTTATCTTCCCGAAAATCCCCCCTTGTATCCAGAGATGACCGTGGAAAGTTTTCTCGATTTTGTGGCACGGATTAAAGGTATCTCATCGGGGGATAGAAAAGCGCGGGTAGATTTAGTTTTAAGCAAATGTCAGTTACTAGAAAAAAGAAAAGTTATTATCCGCAAGTTATCCAAAGGTTATAAACAGCGTGTAGGAATTGCCCAAGCGATCATACACGATCCACCGGTAATTATTTTAGATGAACCGACAGTAGGATTGGATCCGAAACAGATTATCGAGGTGAGAAATCTGATTAAAAGTTTAGCGGGAGAACATACAATTATTCTCTCCACTCATATTTTACCAGAAGTGAGTATTACCTGCGATCGAGCGACAATTATTAATCGGGGTCGCATCGTGGCCAATAATATTACTACCGCTACCCCTGCCGGTTCCAGTTATGAAATTGAGATTGATGGTGATAGGGATTCCCTGCTAGAAATCCTTCAACAACTGCCGCAAGTCGAACAAGCAGCAAAAGTCGGCGATAACCTGCTCAAAATTGTTGGTCAAGCGGGGACAAACCTAGGGGCAGAAATTGCTAGAATAGTTGTCAACAATGGTTATAACCTATTAGAAATGCGTCGCACCCGTAAAACCCTAGAAGATATCTTTCTGGAAGTAATCGGCAGCGGGGAAAGTAATCACCAAGAGGAGAGGCATGATCAATAA
- a CDS encoding ABC transporter ATP-binding protein yields the protein MKILTILQGLIDKNPLTEADLEELLAIESLNFRETNPLILQERAELLTILWPRVWQKCQELGINQPNQILISCWRFWIPWALQLRSHAKPLIQGILAPQGTGKTTLTSIMSIILAYFDLKVNNLSLDDIYKTYNERIKLRQKDERLRWRGPPGTHDIALGIKVLEQVCQQESPILIPRFDKSLHRGQGDRIAAEQVERVDILFFEGWFVGMNPVEETVFDHAPDPINSEEDRQFARDNNQRLREYLPLWSKIDRLLILYPLDYRYSLQWRQAAETKGGMNPSEIEEFVKYFWKSLHPQLFLPPLLKQADLVVEINRDHSLGKISYQ from the coding sequence ATGAAGATTTTGACGATTTTACAGGGATTAATCGACAAAAATCCCTTAACTGAGGCGGATCTAGAAGAATTACTAGCGATCGAATCCTTAAATTTTAGGGAGACTAACCCTCTGATCCTACAGGAAAGGGCGGAACTATTAACGATTCTCTGGCCGCGAGTCTGGCAAAAATGTCAGGAGTTAGGGATAAATCAGCCAAATCAGATTTTGATCAGCTGTTGGCGCTTCTGGATTCCCTGGGCGCTACAGCTACGCAGCCACGCAAAACCGTTGATTCAAGGCATTTTGGCCCCTCAAGGCACGGGTAAGACCACCTTAACATCCATAATGTCGATTATTTTAGCCTATTTTGATTTAAAAGTAAATAATCTCTCTTTAGATGATATTTATAAGACCTATAATGAGCGAATAAAATTGCGTCAAAAGGATGAAAGATTGCGCTGGCGTGGTCCACCGGGTACTCATGATATAGCATTAGGAATTAAAGTTTTAGAACAGGTTTGTCAGCAAGAAAGTCCGATTTTAATCCCGCGGTTTGACAAGTCCCTGCATCGAGGACAAGGAGATAGAATTGCAGCGGAACAAGTGGAACGAGTTGATATTCTTTTTTTCGAGGGTTGGTTTGTGGGCATGAATCCAGTAGAAGAAACAGTCTTTGATCATGCCCCCGATCCGATTAATAGCGAAGAAGACCGACAATTCGCCAGGGATAATAATCAAAGATTGCGAGAATATCTACCCCTCTGGTCAAAAATCGATCGCTTACTGATTCTTTATCCCCTTGACTACCGTTACAGTTTACAATGGCGACAGGCGGCCGAAACAAAAGGAGGTATGAACCCATCAGAAATCGAGGAATTTGTCAAGTATTTTTGGAAAAGTTTACATCCGCAATTATTTCTCCCACCCCTGCTCAAACAAGCAGATCTAGTGGTAGAAATTAATCGGGATCATAGTCTGGGAAAAATCAGTTATCAGTGA
- a CDS encoding alpha/beta fold hydrolase, with protein MNTAALTIRQNWQWQGNSIHYVQAGTRVAGKPPLLLVHGFGASTDHWRKNVQGLASEWEVWAIDLLGFGRSAKPDIVYSGNLWQQQLNDFIKEVVGQPTVLAGNSLGGYASLCVAANHSENVRGLILLNSAGPFSDTESNRQPNLAQKLLRSMLLQPWASYLLFLYTRQPKTIRKTLEKVYLDRSAITEQLIEDIRRPSLDAGAAKVFASVFKSPRGENVDILLQKLSCPLLMLWGEGDPWMNTRERGAKFRQYYPSLTEYYLTAGHCPHDEIPTEVNQLISDWVKSL; from the coding sequence ATGAATACAGCTGCTCTGACGATAAGGCAAAATTGGCAATGGCAAGGAAATTCTATACACTATGTGCAAGCGGGTACTAGAGTTGCGGGAAAACCCCCGTTACTATTAGTCCACGGTTTTGGCGCTTCCACCGACCATTGGCGAAAAAATGTGCAAGGTTTAGCCTCAGAATGGGAGGTATGGGCGATCGATCTGTTAGGATTTGGTAGATCAGCTAAACCGGATATTGTCTATAGTGGCAATCTTTGGCAGCAACAATTAAATGATTTTATCAAGGAAGTTGTGGGCCAACCGACGGTTTTAGCGGGTAATTCTCTGGGGGGTTACGCTTCTCTCTGTGTGGCTGCTAATCATTCCGAGAATGTTCGGGGATTAATTCTCCTCAATAGCGCCGGTCCCTTTAGCGATACAGAAAGCAATCGTCAGCCTAATTTAGCACAAAAATTACTGCGATCGATGCTGCTGCAACCTTGGGCCAGTTATCTCTTATTTCTCTATACCCGTCAACCCAAAACTATCCGCAAAACCCTAGAGAAAGTATATCTCGATCGCAGTGCCATTACTGAGCAGTTAATAGAAGATATCCGTCGTCCTTCCCTGGATGCGGGAGCAGCCAAAGTTTTTGCTTCTGTGTTTAAATCTCCCCGGGGGGAAAATGTGGATATTCTCCTGCAAAAGTTAAGTTGTCCCCTGTTGATGTTATGGGGTGAAGGGGACCCTTGGATGAATACTAGGGAACGCGGGGCCAAATTCCGTCAATACTATCCTTCTCTCACAGAATATTATCTAACTGCCGGTCATTGTCCCCACGATGAAATTCCCACAGAGGTTAACCAGTTGATTAGTGATTGGGTGAAAAGCTTATAG
- a CDS encoding DUF29 domain-containing protein yields the protein MTTKDLYEQDYPAWLEETAKQLRQRQTNVLDWEHLEEEIEALGNEQRHKVDSYLLQLLIHLLLYQYWPEERERCARGWQDEIGNFRVELELLLESKTLYNYFLTRIAVIYPKAVKRVRQKSQLPAAIFAESCPYSPEQILDSDFLP from the coding sequence ATGACAACTAAAGACTTATACGAACAGGACTATCCTGCTTGGTTAGAAGAAACGGCCAAACAACTGCGACAAAGACAGACAAATGTATTAGATTGGGAACATCTCGAAGAAGAAATCGAAGCATTGGGAAACGAACAGAGACATAAAGTAGATAGTTATCTCCTACAATTGCTCATTCATCTGCTTCTCTACCAATACTGGCCGGAGGAACGAGAAAGATGTGCGCGGGGATGGCAGGACGAAATCGGTAACTTTCGGGTGGAATTAGAACTTTTATTGGAGTCTAAAACCCTTTATAACTATTTTTTAACCAGAATCGCCGTTATTTACCCCAAAGCAGTGAAGCGAGTCCGACAAAAAAGCCAATTACCGGCCGCTATCTTTGCCGAAAGCTGCCCCTATAGTCCCGAACAAATCCTCGATTCCGATTTTCTCCCCTGA
- a CDS encoding glycoside hydrolase family 10 protein, with the protein MVKFSKYLKRLGIVAGVAFLLLVTHRAAPRKAVENEQMKGVWLTNIGTILLHHTTSLDEVLNHLSRSGYDRVYFSVYGFRGTLYPTSQRPTNWLFVPPLSNPWRAAVKESLRQGLKPFAWFEYGLMLSPKDPIAKKHPDWLLKTPAGKTVVETNVWLDPANPQVQAYLLGNMEDILKEKDLAGIQLDDHWAVPRVFGNKSQALTNLTRKLHDHVKAINPKLVVSLSPNPHSFAVNKYNQNWLAWVRQGIVDEVVLQIYRKTPNQVAASLSGSGLATASRYVPVGVGLYAGWNPDFSLKGLQAQVRTVERQGYGYSLFCWEFVVMRYLFNHIPRF; encoded by the coding sequence ATGGTTAAGTTTAGCAAGTACCTAAAGAGGCTTGGGATTGTTGCTGGAGTGGCTTTTTTGTTGTTGGTTACTCACCGAGCGGCTCCCCGAAAGGCAGTGGAAAATGAGCAGATGAAGGGGGTTTGGTTAACCAATATTGGCACGATATTGTTACATCACACTACGTCCTTAGATGAGGTGTTAAATCATCTTTCGCGATCGGGTTATGACCGGGTGTATTTTAGTGTTTATGGGTTTAGGGGAACGCTTTATCCGACTTCCCAACGTCCGACGAATTGGTTGTTTGTGCCGCCGTTGAGCAATCCCTGGAGGGCAGCGGTTAAGGAGTCTTTACGGCAGGGTTTGAAGCCATTTGCTTGGTTTGAGTATGGTTTGATGTTATCGCCTAAGGATCCCATTGCCAAAAAGCATCCGGATTGGCTATTAAAAACGCCCGCAGGGAAGACGGTGGTGGAAACCAATGTCTGGTTAGATCCGGCGAATCCGCAGGTACAAGCCTATCTTTTGGGGAATATGGAAGATATTTTAAAAGAAAAAGATTTGGCGGGGATTCAGTTAGATGATCATTGGGCGGTTCCGCGTGTTTTTGGTAATAAAAGTCAGGCTTTAACGAATTTAACCCGCAAGTTGCACGATCATGTCAAGGCGATTAATCCCAAGTTGGTGGTGAGTCTTTCGCCTAATCCTCACTCTTTTGCGGTGAATAAATATAATCAAAATTGGTTGGCTTGGGTGCGTCAAGGGATTGTGGATGAGGTGGTCTTACAGATCTATCGGAAAACTCCCAATCAGGTGGCGGCGAGTCTTTCGGGATCGGGACTGGCGACAGCTTCCCGGTATGTGCCGGTGGGGGTGGGTTTATATGCGGGTTGGAATCCTGATTTTTCCTTAAAGGGTTTACAAGCTCAGGTGAGGACGGTGGAGCGTCAGGGTTATGGCTATTCGTTATTTTGTTGGGAATTTGTGGTCATGCGTTATCTTTTTAATCATATTCCTCGGTTTTAA